From the genome of Nodosilinea sp. FACHB-141, one region includes:
- a CDS encoding response regulator: MNLCVNARDAMPDGGTLTIAAEPVAIDAATVTIHPDAQVGQYLRLTVADTGTGIDPAVRDRIFDPFFTTKGQDQGTGLGLATVMGIVRSSGGFVRVESAVGQGTQMQVYLPALSTTQGDSPQAAGPETPSSGQGEMILLVDDDDSVQQAVRSLLENYNYSPLIASDGLGAIDLCAQHQPTLVVLDIMMPGMDGFTLIQRLKHRQPDLLIIATSGLATYQAAAIAAGAKTFLPKPYDFRDLLKTIADLLR; this comes from the coding sequence ATGAATCTCTGCGTCAACGCCCGCGACGCCATGCCCGATGGGGGCACGCTCACCATTGCCGCCGAGCCAGTGGCGATCGATGCTGCCACCGTGACCATTCACCCCGATGCCCAGGTGGGCCAGTATCTGCGGCTGACCGTGGCCGACACGGGTACGGGCATTGACCCGGCGGTGCGCGATCGCATCTTTGACCCCTTCTTCACCACCAAGGGCCAGGATCAGGGCACCGGGCTGGGGTTGGCCACGGTGATGGGCATCGTTAGAAGCAGCGGGGGCTTTGTGCGGGTCGAGAGTGCGGTGGGGCAAGGCACCCAAATGCAGGTCTATCTGCCTGCCCTATCTACCACCCAGGGCGACAGCCCCCAGGCTGCCGGACCAGAGACTCCCTCGTCGGGCCAGGGAGAGATGATTTTACTGGTCGATGACGACGACTCGGTGCAGCAGGCCGTGCGATCGCTGCTGGAAAACTACAACTACAGCCCCCTGATCGCCAGCGACGGCCTAGGGGCGATCGATCTCTGTGCCCAGCACCAGCCCACCCTAGTAGTGCTCGACATCATGATGCCCGGCATGGATGGCTTCACCCTGATTCAGCGCCTCAAGCACCGCCAGCCCGACCTTTTGATCATTGCTACCAGTGGTCTAGCTACCTACCAAGCGGCTGCGATCGCCGCTGGAGCCAAGACTTTTTTGCCCAAGCCCTACGATTTTCGCGATCTGCTCAAGACCATAGCCGACCTGCTGCGTTAA
- a CDS encoding 4'-phosphopantetheinyl transferase superfamily protein, which translates to MVTTRLSQNWLFPATVPLFGGGDEVHVWRIDLSLAPACLERLQLLLSADERTRAGKFRFQRDRDRFTATRGCLRLLLGHYLGVKPETVQFCYGPKGKPALQLPFATALSFNVSHAGDWALIAIGQGQPVGVDLECVQPNYAWQEVSGLALSSRERAMLAALPLEAQSAVFFKLWTGKEAYVKATGEGLSRPFAQLEVWEFDRLEIGEDLVATAVHLPDLEVPERNQPWCLYLLHPVSNYVATLAVLGPVALSCWQWHAELFSLRATN; encoded by the coding sequence ATGGTAACCACTCGGCTGAGCCAAAACTGGCTGTTTCCGGCCACTGTCCCGCTATTTGGCGGGGGGGATGAAGTGCATGTTTGGCGCATAGATTTGTCGTTAGCTCCAGCTTGTCTGGAGCGGCTTCAGTTACTGCTTTCTGCTGATGAACGAACGCGGGCGGGTAAATTTCGATTTCAGAGGGATCGCGATCGCTTTACGGCTACTCGGGGGTGTTTACGGCTGCTGCTGGGTCATTATCTAGGGGTAAAACCGGAAACTGTGCAATTTTGCTACGGCCCCAAAGGCAAGCCTGCTCTCCAGTTACCGTTTGCAACGGCGCTCTCGTTTAATGTCTCGCATGCTGGCGATTGGGCTCTGATCGCCATTGGCCAAGGGCAACCTGTGGGTGTCGATCTGGAATGTGTTCAGCCTAATTATGCTTGGCAAGAGGTCAGTGGTTTGGCGCTCTCGTCGAGGGAACGGGCGATGTTAGCAGCGCTGCCACTGGAGGCCCAAAGTGCTGTCTTTTTTAAGCTTTGGACGGGTAAGGAAGCCTATGTCAAAGCGACGGGAGAAGGGCTGTCAAGGCCCTTTGCTCAGCTAGAGGTTTGGGAATTTGATCGGCTAGAGATTGGGGAAGATTTGGTTGCTACAGCAGTGCACTTGCCCGACCTCGAAGTCCCTGAAAGGAATCAACCCTGGTGTTTGTATCTGCTCCACCCCGTGTCAAATTATGTTGCCACCTTGGCGGTTCTAGGGCCTGTCGCCCTGAGCTGCTGGCAATGGCACGCTGAACTTTTTAGCCTAAGGGCAACTAATTAG
- a CDS encoding penicillin acylase family protein, which translates to MMLTQKLAMVGHPWLGLRWGLCRGVALLLGVVMMVTIGFCSPSSAQSSPEILWDTYGVPHIHSRDTQGLFYAFGWAQMQSHADLLLRLYGQARGRAAEYWGEDYRDSDVWVRTMGIPERAAEWYTAQNPDFRADLEAFAAGVNAYAQTHGDRIDQAFAQILPVTAIDVLAHQQRVLHFTFVVNPEEVADLALEAGDESARSPVRPLPPPGFLRLPHGAASSRGDLCAHAAKSSGRPQSHHCW; encoded by the coding sequence ATGATGCTGACGCAAAAACTGGCGATGGTTGGTCACCCCTGGCTCGGTCTGCGCTGGGGGTTATGCCGGGGTGTAGCCCTGCTGCTAGGGGTCGTGATGATGGTGACGATTGGCTTTTGCAGCCCGAGCTCGGCCCAAAGCTCCCCTGAAATTCTCTGGGACACCTATGGGGTACCGCACATACACAGCCGAGATACCCAAGGGCTGTTTTACGCCTTTGGCTGGGCGCAGATGCAGAGCCACGCTGATTTGCTGCTGCGGCTGTATGGTCAGGCGCGCGGGCGGGCGGCGGAGTACTGGGGAGAAGACTATCGCGACTCGGATGTGTGGGTGCGCACGATGGGCATTCCTGAGCGAGCAGCAGAGTGGTACACCGCTCAAAACCCCGATTTTCGCGCCGATCTAGAGGCCTTTGCCGCAGGCGTCAATGCCTATGCTCAGACCCATGGCGATCGCATTGATCAGGCTTTTGCTCAGATTTTGCCCGTGACGGCTATCGATGTTTTGGCCCATCAGCAGCGAGTGCTGCATTTCACCTTTGTCGTGAATCCGGAAGAAGTTGCCGATTTAGCCCTAGAGGCTGGTGACGAGTCGGCACGCTCGCCTGTCAGACCTCTCCCTCCACCCGGCTTCCTCCGACTGCCGCATGGTGCAGCATCCTCTAGGGGAGACCTGTGTGCCCA